In one Mycobacterium sp. NBC_00419 genomic region, the following are encoded:
- a CDS encoding zinc-binding dehydrogenase, whose protein sequence is MWCYRLVAPYAFEKVTLPEPSAERLGDGQVLLKFLAAGVCGSDLPGFKGVQGRLPGDTGALAAEMAGFPIHEVAGEVVASAHPRHQVGELVVGWASGFDGLMEYVVSDGDGLAPYDPALSPAHAVGLQPLACILYAVEQLPSLAGKHVAVIGQGSIGLLFSYVAKAFGAARVTGVDPIYRDDIGAKFGVDTVVRSTSDRWVTHLSPHDKPDVVIEAVGHQVATLNNAVQAAAFGGTVFYFGVPDDDSYPISMRTMLRNNLTLKAGVTLDRRRVLDAADAFARAHPDLLGMYVTHTFGIDEVQDAFEFACRPTPGRVKIAIVNA, encoded by the coding sequence GTGTGGTGTTATCGCCTTGTCGCGCCCTATGCCTTCGAGAAGGTCACGCTCCCCGAACCGTCGGCCGAGCGTCTCGGTGACGGGCAGGTGCTGCTGAAGTTCCTGGCCGCCGGCGTCTGTGGCAGCGACCTGCCAGGCTTCAAGGGTGTCCAGGGCCGGCTGCCCGGCGACACCGGTGCACTGGCCGCCGAGATGGCGGGCTTCCCGATTCACGAGGTCGCCGGCGAGGTGGTCGCCTCCGCGCATCCACGCCACCAGGTGGGCGAGCTGGTGGTGGGCTGGGCCTCCGGGTTCGACGGGTTGATGGAATACGTCGTGTCCGACGGCGACGGGCTGGCGCCCTACGACCCCGCCCTGTCCCCCGCCCATGCCGTCGGCCTGCAACCACTGGCCTGCATCCTCTACGCCGTCGAACAACTTCCGTCGCTGGCCGGTAAGCACGTCGCGGTGATCGGGCAGGGCTCCATCGGCCTGCTGTTCTCGTATGTGGCCAAGGCGTTCGGCGCGGCGAGGGTCACCGGGGTCGACCCGATCTACCGCGACGACATCGGCGCGAAGTTCGGCGTGGACACAGTGGTCCGCTCCACCAGCGACCGGTGGGTGACGCACCTGTCGCCACACGACAAGCCCGACGTGGTGATCGAAGCGGTCGGCCATCAGGTCGCCACCCTGAACAACGCGGTGCAGGCCGCGGCGTTCGGCGGCACCGTGTTCTACTTCGGCGTGCCCGACGACGACAGCTATCCGATCAGCATGCGCACCATGCTGCGCAACAACCTGACGCTGAAAGCCGGTGTCACGCTGGATCGCCGTCGCGTGCTCGACGCCGCCGACGCGTTCGCCCGTGCGCACCCCGACCTGCTCGGCATGTACGTCACCCACACCTTCGGTATCGACGAGGTCCAGGACGCCTTCGAATTCGCCTGCCGCCCAACACCGGGGCGCGTCAAGATCGCGATCGTGAACGCGTGA
- a CDS encoding HpcH/HpaI aldolase family protein, with protein MTGSRLQQALAAKAQVWGGWITGPSFLGPGEFAGAGYDYIGFDLQHSYLDDADVAVLLRRIEHVPIATAVRLPSADPAPIGRVLDAGADAIIVAMVDTPQQAADAVAATRYAPAGVRSYGPLRSDIGRDPATLQERVSVFAMIETARGLDAVAEICSVPGLSGVYVGPADLAISLGVGVAGATADPTVRDALARVQQAAVAANVVAGIHAGDGKTGKELAALGFQMITLAAESQALRRGAAAHLNDAAGPR; from the coding sequence GTGACCGGCAGCAGGCTGCAGCAGGCGCTGGCCGCCAAGGCGCAGGTGTGGGGCGGCTGGATCACCGGGCCGTCGTTCCTCGGACCGGGCGAATTCGCCGGTGCGGGTTACGACTACATCGGATTCGACCTGCAGCACAGCTATCTCGACGACGCCGACGTGGCGGTGCTGCTGCGCCGCATCGAGCACGTTCCGATCGCGACCGCCGTGCGGCTGCCCTCCGCCGACCCCGCACCGATCGGCCGGGTGCTCGACGCCGGAGCCGACGCGATCATCGTGGCGATGGTCGACACCCCGCAACAGGCTGCCGACGCGGTCGCAGCCACCCGCTACGCCCCCGCCGGCGTGCGCAGCTACGGGCCGCTGCGGAGCGATATCGGCCGCGATCCCGCCACCCTGCAGGAGCGGGTCAGTGTGTTCGCCATGATCGAGACCGCACGCGGCCTCGACGCTGTGGCCGAGATCTGCTCGGTGCCTGGACTTTCCGGTGTCTATGTCGGGCCGGCCGATCTTGCCATCTCGCTGGGCGTCGGAGTAGCGGGTGCCACCGCGGACCCGACGGTGCGCGACGCGCTGGCCAGGGTGCAGCAGGCGGCCGTCGCCGCGAACGTGGTGGCGGGTATCCACGCCGGGGACGGGAAGACCGGAAAGGAGCTGGCCGCGTTGGGCTTTCAGATGATCACTCTTGCCGCCGAATCACAGGCGTTACGCCGGGGAGCCGCTGCCCATCTCAATGACGCTGCGGGGCCGCGGTGA
- a CDS encoding TM0106 family RecB-like putative nuclease, with the protein MFVIDGSVIYSASDLAAAARCEYALLRSFDAKLGRGPKVSSADELLARTAALGDVHEQRHLHQLRERADVAVIGRPAYSLAGLTAAADATRHAVERRAPVIYQAAMFDGRFVGFADFLILDEDRYRLRDTKLARSVKVEALLQLAAYAETLAADGVPVHDEVQLVLGDQTTMTYRVDELLPVYRSRRAGLQDLLDRHYAGGVAVGWEDQSIRACMRCPECEDQVRAHDDLLLVAGMRVSQRARLLDAGITTMTELAQHEGPVPELPARTVHALRGQARLQITPRDGMPPFEVVDAQPLMLLPDHDKGDLFFDFEGDPLWTADGREWGLEYMFGVLSAQDEFQPLWAHDRAAERAALREFLGLVRKRRKRFPKMHIYHYAAYEKTALLRLAGRYGDGEDEVDELLRNGVLVDLYPLVRKSIRVGTGNYSLKSLEPLYMGSQLRTGDVTTATDSITMYARYCELLAEGRADEAANVLKEIEDYNHYDCRSTRMLRDWLLRRAFESGVPPLGPQPVRDSAQVEVHDDVAKKLARFAGDDVSARSPEQRAVAMIAAARGYHRREDKPFWWGHFDRLNSPVDEWSDSAGVFLIDNPQIDTDWHTPPRARKPQRRLLLTGSIAAGELSRDMYALYDPPSPAGLSDDPERRAYASVTVLECDDPAAPTEVLMFEREPKTGGTYDRLPFALTPGAPFSTKALRESIDAAAGQIADGLPALPASAVVDILLRRPPRTGGPLPRTGDCVADITTALLSLDCSYIAVHGPPGTGKTHTAARVIATLVNDRHWRIGVVAQSHAVVENLFRDIIAAGVDPNVVAKKPSGAGPWTDIDEAAYPAFITDNAGCVIGGTAWDFANRNRVPPGALDLLVIEEAGQFCLANTIAVASSAANLLLLGDPQQLPQVSQGTHPEPVDASALGWLVDGLHTLPEELGYFLDRSYRMHPSVCTAVSRLSYDGRLQSVEDTTAARRLDGIEPGVHVLSIDHDGNSTDSSEEAEAIVAEITRLLGSPWTDESGTRPLTAADVLVVTPYNAQVVLLRRLLEQAGLGDVQAGTVDKFQGRQAPLVFVSLVASSIADVPRGISFLLNRNRLNVAVSRAKYAAVIVRSTMLTEYLPSTPAGLVELGAFLAMCDRPSP; encoded by the coding sequence GTGTTCGTCATCGACGGAAGCGTCATCTACAGCGCATCCGACCTCGCCGCGGCCGCCCGCTGCGAGTACGCGCTGCTGCGCTCCTTCGACGCGAAACTCGGCCGCGGCCCGAAGGTCTCGTCGGCCGACGAGTTGCTGGCGCGGACGGCCGCCCTCGGTGACGTCCACGAGCAGCGCCACCTCCACCAGCTGCGGGAGCGTGCCGATGTCGCGGTGATCGGGCGGCCCGCGTACTCGCTGGCCGGGCTCACCGCGGCCGCCGACGCCACCCGGCACGCGGTCGAACGCCGGGCACCGGTCATCTATCAGGCTGCGATGTTCGACGGCCGATTCGTCGGGTTCGCCGACTTCCTGATCCTCGACGAGGACCGCTACCGGCTGCGCGACACCAAGCTGGCCCGCTCGGTCAAGGTCGAGGCGCTGCTGCAGCTGGCCGCCTACGCCGAGACGCTGGCCGCCGACGGTGTGCCGGTGCACGACGAGGTGCAGCTGGTTCTCGGCGATCAGACGACCATGACCTACCGGGTCGACGAGCTCCTTCCGGTGTATCGCTCCCGGCGGGCCGGGCTGCAGGACCTCCTGGACCGTCATTACGCGGGCGGCGTGGCCGTCGGCTGGGAGGACCAGAGCATCCGGGCCTGTATGCGCTGCCCGGAATGCGAGGACCAGGTCCGCGCCCACGACGACCTGCTGCTGGTCGCGGGTATGCGGGTGAGCCAGCGGGCCCGCCTGCTCGACGCCGGCATCACCACCATGACCGAGCTGGCCCAACACGAGGGGCCGGTGCCCGAGCTGCCCGCGCGCACGGTGCACGCGCTGCGCGGCCAGGCCCGCCTGCAGATCACACCCCGGGACGGTATGCCGCCGTTCGAGGTCGTCGACGCCCAGCCGTTGATGCTGCTGCCCGACCATGACAAGGGCGATCTGTTCTTCGACTTCGAAGGCGACCCGCTGTGGACCGCCGACGGGCGCGAATGGGGCCTGGAGTACATGTTCGGCGTGCTCAGTGCCCAGGACGAATTCCAGCCATTGTGGGCACACGACCGTGCCGCCGAGCGCGCGGCCCTGCGCGAGTTCCTGGGCCTGGTACGCAAGCGGCGCAAGCGTTTTCCGAAGATGCACATCTACCACTACGCGGCCTACGAGAAGACGGCGCTACTACGACTGGCCGGCCGGTACGGTGACGGTGAGGACGAAGTCGACGAGCTGCTGCGCAATGGCGTGCTGGTTGACCTGTATCCCTTGGTGCGCAAGAGCATTCGGGTCGGCACCGGCAACTACAGCCTCAAGTCGCTGGAGCCGCTGTATATGGGTTCGCAGCTGCGCACCGGTGACGTCACCACGGCGACGGATTCGATCACCATGTACGCCCGCTACTGCGAGTTGCTCGCCGAGGGCCGCGCCGACGAGGCCGCCAACGTGCTCAAGGAGATCGAGGACTACAACCACTACGACTGCCGGTCCACCCGGATGCTGCGAGACTGGTTGCTGCGGCGTGCATTCGAATCCGGTGTGCCCCCGCTGGGGCCCCAGCCCGTGCGCGACAGCGCACAGGTCGAGGTCCACGACGACGTTGCCAAGAAACTGGCGCGCTTCGCCGGCGACGACGTGTCGGCCCGCTCCCCCGAACAGCGGGCCGTCGCGATGATCGCTGCGGCGCGCGGCTACCACCGACGGGAGGACAAGCCGTTCTGGTGGGGACACTTCGACCGGTTGAACAGCCCCGTCGACGAATGGTCGGACAGCGCAGGCGTTTTCCTCATCGACAATCCCCAGATCGACACCGACTGGCACACGCCGCCGCGGGCCCGTAAGCCGCAACGGCGCCTGCTGCTCACCGGGTCGATAGCCGCGGGCGAACTCAGCCGCGACATGTACGCGCTCTACGACCCGCCGAGCCCGGCCGGCCTCTCCGACGACCCAGAGCGGCGCGCCTACGCCTCGGTGACCGTCCTGGAGTGCGACGACCCCGCCGCGCCGACCGAGGTCCTGATGTTCGAGCGTGAACCCAAGACCGGCGGCACCTACGACCGGCTGCCGTTCGCGCTGACCCCGGGTGCGCCATTCTCCACCAAGGCATTACGGGAGTCGATCGACGCCGCCGCCGGGCAGATCGCCGACGGTCTGCCGGCCCTGCCGGCCTCGGCGGTCGTCGACATCCTGCTGCGCCGCCCGCCCCGCACCGGCGGACCACTGCCGCGCACCGGTGACTGCGTCGCCGACATCACCACCGCGCTGCTGTCGCTGGACTGCTCCTACATCGCGGTGCACGGCCCGCCCGGTACCGGCAAGACCCACACCGCTGCCCGGGTGATCGCCACCCTCGTCAACGACCGGCACTGGCGCATCGGCGTGGTCGCACAGTCACATGCCGTTGTGGAGAACCTGTTTCGCGACATCATCGCCGCCGGCGTCGACCCGAACGTCGTCGCCAAGAAGCCCAGTGGCGCCGGCCCGTGGACCGACATCGACGAGGCGGCCTATCCGGCGTTCATCACCGACAACGCGGGTTGCGTGATCGGCGGCACGGCGTGGGATTTCGCCAACCGCAACCGGGTCCCGCCGGGGGCGCTCGACCTGCTGGTGATCGAGGAGGCCGGCCAGTTCTGCCTGGCGAACACCATCGCCGTGGCCTCGTCGGCGGCCAACCTGCTGCTGCTCGGCGACCCACAGCAACTGCCGCAGGTCAGCCAGGGCACCCATCCCGAGCCGGTCGACGCCTCCGCGCTGGGCTGGCTGGTCGACGGCCTGCACACCCTGCCCGAGGAACTCGGCTACTTCCTGGACCGCTCGTACCGGATGCACCCGTCGGTGTGTACCGCGGTGTCACGGCTGAGCTACGACGGGCGGCTGCAGTCGGTCGAGGACACGACCGCCGCGCGGCGGCTCGATGGGATCGAGCCCGGCGTGCACGTGCTGTCCATCGACCACGACGGCAACTCGACCGACAGCAGCGAGGAAGCCGAGGCGATCGTCGCCGAGATCACCCGGCTGCTCGGCTCGCCGTGGACCGACGAGAGCGGTACCCGGCCGTTGACCGCCGCCGACGTCCTGGTGGTCACGCCCTACAACGCCCAGGTGGTGCTGCTGCGCCGCCTGCTCGAGCAGGCGGGGCTGGGCGACGTGCAGGCCGGCACCGTCGACAAGTTCCAGGGCAGGCAGGCCCCGCTGGTGTTCGTGTCGTTGGTGGCGTCGTCGATCGCCGATGTGCCGCGCGGAATCTCGTTCCTGCTCAACCGCAATCGGCTCAATGTCGCGGTGAGCCGGGCCAAGTACGCCGCGGTGATCGTCCGCTCGACGATGCTGACCGAGTATCTGCCGTCGACACCGGCGGGATTGGTGGAGTTGGGGGCGTTCCTGGCGATGTGTGATAGACCCTCGCCATGA
- a CDS encoding SDR family NAD(P)-dependent oxidoreductase, which translates to MSRRRVALVTGAARGQGAAIVARLRADGFLVGAADLLEFTSEDPDVLAVELDVTSEQQWAAAVAAVVDRFGGLDVLVNNAGALHRAPLGEESAQGFERAWRVNTLGPFLGITACLEHLRSSEGAAVVNTCSTGAIRPFPFHAAYGSSKWALRGLTQIAAAELARDGIRVNSVFPGPIETPMLDETARERLAARAYSGRLGKPAEIADAVAFLVSDAASFITGSELVVDGGQCLQIG; encoded by the coding sequence GTGAGCCGCCGGCGCGTCGCCCTGGTGACAGGGGCGGCCCGCGGACAGGGTGCGGCCATCGTCGCCCGGCTGCGCGCCGACGGGTTCCTGGTCGGCGCCGCAGACCTGCTCGAGTTCACCTCCGAGGACCCCGACGTGCTGGCGGTCGAGCTGGACGTGACCTCCGAACAGCAGTGGGCTGCCGCCGTCGCCGCAGTGGTCGACCGCTTCGGCGGGCTCGACGTCCTGGTCAACAATGCCGGGGCGCTGCACCGTGCACCGCTGGGCGAGGAGAGCGCGCAGGGATTCGAACGCGCCTGGCGAGTCAACACTTTGGGGCCGTTCCTGGGCATCACCGCGTGCCTGGAGCACCTGCGCAGCTCCGAGGGTGCCGCCGTCGTCAACACCTGTAGCACCGGCGCCATCCGGCCGTTCCCGTTCCACGCGGCCTACGGTTCGTCCAAGTGGGCGCTGCGCGGCCTGACCCAGATCGCCGCCGCCGAACTGGCCCGCGACGGTATCCGGGTCAACTCGGTGTTCCCCGGCCCGATCGAGACGCCGATGCTCGACGAGACGGCCCGCGAACGCCTGGCCGCCCGCGCCTACAGCGGCCGCCTCGGTAAACCGGCCGAGATCGCCGACGCGGTGGCGTTCCTGGTCTCCGACGCGGCTTCGTTCATCACCGGATCCGAACTCGTCGTCGACGGTGGTCAATGCCTGCAGATCGGCTGA
- a CDS encoding thioesterase family protein: protein MTDSYYELVDPADPRGEKFRATDMVRSTWSSHIQHGGPVSALLVRAMEQCDRRDDTRLSRVVVDLLGGVPADGDLWVSAAIERGGKQIELVSAVMLGQGPDGAPRPVAKASGWRFQTVPTADLRSAPVSPLSPREAGINRNLAEKFDPNYVHSTDWLWLTKPLAPGPGESWLRPRVDLVHGEQMSPVQRLLAIADCANGIGSKIDITKYTFLNTDLAVHVHRVPAGEWVGIRSETMYGPDGVGTTVGTLFDDSGAVGSIQQSVLVRPRPPRG, encoded by the coding sequence ATGACCGACAGCTACTACGAACTCGTCGACCCCGCCGATCCGCGGGGGGAGAAGTTCCGGGCCACCGACATGGTTCGCAGTACGTGGTCGTCGCACATCCAGCACGGCGGGCCGGTGTCGGCATTGTTGGTGCGGGCGATGGAGCAGTGCGACCGGCGCGACGACACCCGGCTGAGCCGGGTGGTGGTCGACCTCCTGGGCGGGGTGCCGGCCGACGGCGATCTGTGGGTCAGCGCCGCGATCGAGCGTGGCGGCAAGCAGATCGAGTTGGTCAGCGCGGTGATGCTCGGGCAGGGGCCCGACGGTGCGCCCCGGCCGGTCGCCAAGGCCAGCGGGTGGCGGTTCCAGACGGTGCCGACGGCGGACTTGCGCAGCGCCCCGGTGTCGCCGCTGTCGCCGCGGGAGGCCGGAATCAATCGCAACCTGGCAGAGAAGTTCGATCCGAACTATGTGCACAGCACCGACTGGCTGTGGCTGACCAAGCCGCTTGCCCCCGGGCCGGGGGAGTCGTGGCTGCGGCCGCGGGTGGACCTGGTGCACGGTGAGCAGATGTCGCCGGTGCAGCGGCTGCTCGCGATTGCCGACTGCGCCAACGGAATCGGCTCGAAGATCGACATCACCAAGTACACGTTCCTCAACACCGATCTCGCGGTGCACGTGCACCGGGTGCCGGCCGGGGAATGGGTCGGCATCCGTTCGGAGACCATGTACGGCCCGGACGGCGTCGGCACCACCGTCGGAACGCTGTTCGACGACAGCGGAGCCGTCGGCAGCATCCAGCAGTCAGTGCTGGTCCGTCCGCGGCCGCCGAGAGGCTAG
- a CDS encoding FAD-binding oxidoreductase, whose amino-acid sequence MSSSLAQRLQAIVGTAQVVTDADVLDGRSVDYTGRYRGQASALVRPGSADEVAAVLRECRDAGVSVTVQGGRTSLVAGTVPEHDDVLLSTERLTEIGEVDVNDRRVRVGSGVTLAGLQRAAAAAGLLFGVDLAARDSATVGGMASTNAGGLRTVRYGNMGEQVIGLDVALPDGSVVHRHSQVRADNTGYDLAALFVGAEGTLGVITALDLRLHPVPAHRVTAVCGFASLEALVATGRVLRDTESVAALEMLDARAAALAAEHFDVPVPVEGDWLLLVELAGEIDLTERLADALEQADLAGEPAVGIDAGSQQRLWQVRESTAEIVGLFGPPLKFDVSLPLTAVASFAQDSAALVAEHAPQAIPILFGHIGEGNLHLNVLRCGAEQESHLYAAMMKLIAAHGGNVSSEHGIGSRKRAYLGMSREPADIAAMRTIKAAFDPTGYLNPAVLFD is encoded by the coding sequence ATGAGCTCTTCGCTGGCGCAGCGCCTGCAGGCCATTGTGGGCACCGCGCAGGTCGTCACCGACGCCGACGTGCTCGACGGCCGCAGCGTCGACTACACCGGGCGCTACCGGGGGCAGGCCAGCGCCCTGGTACGGCCCGGCTCGGCGGACGAAGTGGCCGCGGTGTTGCGGGAATGCCGCGACGCCGGGGTGTCGGTGACCGTTCAGGGTGGTCGCACCTCGCTGGTGGCAGGCACCGTGCCCGAGCACGACGACGTGCTGCTGTCGACCGAACGGCTGACGGAGATCGGCGAGGTCGATGTCAACGATCGGCGGGTCCGGGTCGGCTCCGGGGTGACGCTGGCCGGCCTGCAGCGCGCCGCTGCGGCGGCGGGTCTGCTGTTCGGGGTGGACCTGGCGGCTCGTGACTCGGCGACGGTAGGCGGGATGGCCTCGACGAATGCCGGCGGCCTGCGGACCGTGCGCTACGGGAACATGGGCGAACAGGTCATCGGCCTGGACGTCGCACTGCCCGACGGTTCGGTGGTGCACCGGCACAGCCAGGTGCGTGCCGACAACACCGGCTACGACCTGGCGGCGCTGTTCGTCGGCGCCGAGGGCACGCTGGGCGTGATCACCGCACTGGACCTTCGCCTGCATCCGGTTCCCGCACACCGGGTCACGGCGGTGTGCGGGTTCGCCAGCCTGGAGGCCTTGGTGGCCACCGGGCGGGTCCTGCGCGACACCGAGTCCGTCGCGGCCTTGGAGATGCTGGACGCCCGGGCCGCCGCGCTGGCCGCTGAACACTTCGACGTGCCGGTGCCCGTCGAGGGCGATTGGCTGTTGCTGGTCGAACTGGCAGGTGAGATCGACCTGACCGAACGGCTGGCCGACGCCCTCGAGCAGGCCGACCTCGCCGGTGAGCCCGCCGTCGGCATCGACGCGGGATCCCAGCAGCGGCTGTGGCAGGTCCGCGAGTCGACGGCCGAGATCGTCGGCCTGTTCGGGCCGCCGCTGAAATTCGATGTCTCGCTGCCACTTACGGCTGTCGCATCGTTTGCGCAGGATTCCGCCGCGCTGGTCGCCGAGCATGCCCCGCAGGCCATTCCGATCCTCTTCGGCCACATCGGCGAGGGCAATCTGCATCTCAACGTGCTGCGCTGCGGCGCCGAGCAGGAAAGCCATCTCTACGCCGCGATGATGAAACTCATTGCCGCCCATGGCGGTAACGTCAGCTCCGAGCATGGCATCGGCAGCCGCAAACGGGCCTACCTGGGGATGTCGCGCGAGCCGGCCGACATCGCCGCGATGCGCACCATCAAGGCGGCCTTCGACCCGACCGGGTATCTGAACCCGGCTGTGCTGTTCGACTGA
- a CDS encoding alpha/beta hydrolase, producing MPADRLTSQADPEIVRRLDPALHPFAAARTDLSLDTLAAVRNSLNQRRRESAVTVDTSGVQISDTAAQRDGGPPVPVRIYRGAPAPSPAVIYCHSGAFVLGNLDTDHRQCVELARRAGCTVLSVDYRLAPEHPFPAALEDAGAVLHWAWDQADALGCDRDRLAVAGSSAGGALAAGLAQRISEHTPVPIVGALLHQPVLDDRPTPAKAEFLTTPGFDGPAAALMWRYYLGDTASTGASVPARNHRLGGAPSTFITCSELDPLRDEALDYARELMRAGVRTDVHVIGATCHGFDSLCPQWSVTEGLLDMHAEALRRFFALP from the coding sequence ATGCCTGCAGATCGGCTGACGTCACAGGCCGACCCCGAGATCGTCCGCAGGCTCGATCCCGCACTGCACCCGTTCGCCGCTGCCCGTACCGACTTGTCGCTGGACACCCTTGCCGCCGTGCGGAATTCACTGAACCAACGCAGGCGCGAGTCGGCCGTGACCGTCGACACCAGCGGCGTGCAGATCAGCGACACGGCGGCCCAGCGCGACGGCGGGCCGCCGGTCCCGGTCCGCATCTATCGCGGCGCACCCGCACCGTCACCGGCGGTGATCTATTGCCACTCCGGGGCATTCGTCCTGGGCAACCTCGACACCGACCACCGCCAGTGCGTCGAGCTCGCCCGCCGCGCCGGCTGCACTGTGCTGTCAGTGGACTACCGCCTGGCTCCCGAGCATCCCTTCCCGGCCGCCCTCGAAGACGCCGGCGCCGTACTGCACTGGGCGTGGGACCAGGCCGACGCCCTTGGCTGCGACCGCGACCGGCTGGCCGTCGCGGGAAGCAGCGCGGGCGGGGCGCTGGCGGCAGGGCTGGCCCAGCGCATTTCCGAGCACACCCCGGTACCCATCGTCGGCGCGCTGTTGCATCAGCCGGTGCTCGACGACCGTCCGACCCCCGCCAAGGCGGAGTTCCTCACCACCCCCGGATTCGACGGACCCGCAGCCGCACTGATGTGGCGTTACTACCTCGGCGACACCGCGTCGACCGGCGCATCGGTGCCGGCGCGCAACCACCGATTGGGCGGTGCACCAAGCACATTCATCACCTGCTCCGAGCTGGATCCACTGCGCGACGAAGCCCTCGACTATGCCCGCGAGTTGATGCGCGCCGGGGTCCGCACCGATGTGCACGTCATCGGCGCGACCTGTCACGGTTTCGACTCCCTGTGCCCGCAGTGGTCGGTCACCGAAGGGCTGCTCGACATGCACGCCGAGGCGCTTCGGCGGTTCTTTGCGCTACCCTGA
- a CDS encoding esterase: protein MRRAVLVCATVVAAVVGCPVALAAPQCGGFGATLDTGQTCHLHTAAAGYTVDMRFPADYPDPQPLFGYLAAQRDQFLDYVQSVAAPDRAAPYELSVSSKVYRSGPTETGTDSVVLWVGQDVGVHPVTSVRTFTFDLGTRRPVTFDTLFRPGSAPLDVIYPAVRRELQKAWGAETLAPLRDGLDPATYQNFAITDQAVVFYFDQDQLLGQNEGPLQVVVPREELASLLA from the coding sequence ATGCGGCGGGCTGTGCTCGTCTGCGCGACGGTGGTGGCCGCGGTAGTCGGCTGCCCTGTGGCGCTGGCCGCCCCGCAGTGTGGTGGGTTCGGCGCCACACTCGACACCGGGCAGACGTGCCACCTGCACACCGCTGCAGCCGGCTACACGGTCGACATGCGTTTCCCGGCCGACTATCCCGATCCGCAGCCGCTGTTCGGCTACCTGGCCGCCCAGCGCGACCAGTTCCTCGACTATGTCCAGAGCGTCGCTGCGCCGGACCGGGCGGCGCCGTACGAACTGTCCGTCAGCAGCAAGGTCTACCGATCCGGGCCAACCGAGACGGGCACTGACAGCGTGGTGTTGTGGGTTGGCCAGGACGTCGGGGTACACCCGGTGACGTCGGTGAGGACCTTCACCTTCGACCTGGGCACCCGGCGTCCCGTCACGTTCGACACCCTGTTCCGGCCGGGGTCGGCACCGTTGGACGTCATCTATCCCGCGGTCCGCCGGGAGCTCCAGAAGGCCTGGGGTGCAGAGACTCTGGCGCCGCTGCGCGATGGCCTCGACCCGGCGACGTACCAGAACTTCGCGATCACCGACCAAGCCGTCGTCTTCTACTTCGACCAGGATCAGCTACTCGGCCAGAACGAGGGTCCACTGCAGGTCGTGGTGCCGCGCGAGGAGCTCGCCTCGCTGCTGGCGTGA
- a CDS encoding SMP-30/gluconolactonase/LRE family protein: MSVLESEPVRTTLLAEGFCFGEGPRWFEGLLWFSDMLGEAVHTVSLDGSVTTVALPGHAPSGLGFRPDGTLLIASTERRVILGYDGETVTEVADLSAVTPASLGDMVVDGHGRAYVGSQARDGGVVVRLDPDDSVRVVAGGLDFPNGMAVTPDGATLIVAESIGRRLTCFDIDSDGELSGRRIFADGLDGPPDGIALDAGGGVWTSMTLAHQFQRVVAGGSVTDRIAVGDRAAIACMLGGHDRRTLFLLSSADAYPARMAGTRTSHLQTVRVEVPGAGFPGIER; encoded by the coding sequence ATGAGTGTCCTCGAGTCGGAACCGGTCCGGACAACCCTACTGGCCGAAGGGTTCTGCTTCGGTGAGGGCCCGCGCTGGTTCGAGGGATTGCTGTGGTTCTCGGACATGCTCGGCGAGGCGGTGCACACCGTCAGCCTCGACGGGTCGGTGACCACGGTCGCGCTGCCCGGCCACGCCCCGTCCGGTTTGGGGTTCCGGCCTGACGGCACCCTGCTCATCGCCTCGACCGAACGCCGGGTGATCCTGGGCTACGACGGGGAGACGGTGACCGAGGTCGCCGACCTGTCGGCGGTGACGCCGGCCAGCCTCGGTGACATGGTCGTCGACGGGCACGGCCGGGCCTACGTGGGGTCGCAGGCCCGCGACGGTGGCGTCGTCGTCCGGCTCGACCCGGACGATTCGGTGCGGGTGGTGGCCGGCGGCCTGGATTTCCCCAACGGCATGGCCGTCACGCCCGACGGCGCCACGCTGATCGTGGCGGAGTCGATCGGCAGACGGCTGACCTGTTTCGACATCGACAGCGACGGTGAGCTGAGCGGGCGCCGGATCTTCGCCGACGGTCTCGACGGTCCACCGGACGGGATCGCGCTGGACGCCGGAGGCGGGGTGTGGACGTCGATGACGCTGGCCCATCAGTTCCAGCGGGTGGTGGCCGGCGGTAGCGTCACCGACCGGATCGCCGTCGGGGACCGGGCGGCGATCGCCTGCATGCTCGGCGGCCACGACCGGCGCACGCTGTTCCTGTTGTCGAGTGCCGACGCATACCCGGCACGGATGGCGGGGACGCGGACCTCGCACCTGCAGACCGTCCGGGTCGAGGTCCCCGGGGCGGGCTTTCCCGGAATCGAAAGGTGA